The proteins below come from a single Miscanthus floridulus cultivar M001 chromosome 1, ASM1932011v1, whole genome shotgun sequence genomic window:
- the LOC136475205 gene encoding basic blue protein-like: MAQGRGSASAGRAIGAMAFAVAFCCCLVNADAGTNYYVGDSNGWSFSSPSWPNGKHFRAGDTLVFRYIPWIHNVVAVDEDGYNGCTTPPGSRTYTSGADSITLTRGDNFFICTRFGHCNLGMKLVVYAA, translated from the exons ATGGCTCAGGGAAGAGGCAGTGCAAGCGCGGGGCGAGCCATCGGCGCCATGGCGTTCGCCGTTGCCTTCTGCTGCTGCCTCGTCAACGCCGACGCAGGCACCAACTACTACGTCGGGGACAGCAACGGCTGGTCCTTCAGCAGCCCCAGCTGGCCCAACGGCAAGCACTTCCGCGCCGGAGACACTCTCG TGTTCAGGTACATCCCCTGGATCCACAACGTGGTGGCCGTGGACGAGGACGGGTACAACGGCTGCACGACGCCGCCGGGGTCGCGGACCTACACGTCCGGCGCCGACAGCATCACGCTCACCAGAGGGGATAACTTCTTCATCTGCACCCGGTTCGGCCACTGCAACCTCGGCATGAAGCTCGTCGTCTATGCCGCGTga
- the LOC136475194 gene encoding basic blue protein-like, whose protein sequence is MAQGMGSARGSSGAAVLALVLLCVLLHGEFAESAVYTVGDRGGWSFNTANWPKGKRFRAGDVLVFKYNPKAHNVVPVSAAGYNSCSSPRGVRVLTTGNDRVTLKRGVNYFICSFPGHCQAGMKVAVTAA, encoded by the exons ATGGCTCAGGGAATGGGCAGTGCTCGTGGCAGCAGTGGCGCCGCCGTGCTGGCGCTGGTCCTCCTGTGCGTGCTCCTCCACGGCGAGTTCGCCGAGTCGGCGGTGTACACGGTCGGCGACCGCGGCGGGTGGAGCTTCAACACCGCCAACTGGCCCAAGGGCAAGCGCTTCCGCGCCGGCGACGTTCTCG TGTTCAAGTACAACCCCAAGGCGCACAACGTGGTGCCCGTGAGCGCGGCGGGGTACAACTCGTGCAGCTCGCCGAGGGGCGTCAGGGTGCTCACCACCGGCAACGACCGCGTCACGCTCAAGCGCGGCGTCAACTACTTCATCTGCAGCTTCCCCGGCCACTGCCAGGCCGGCATGAAGGTCGCCGTCACCGCCGCGTGA